One part of the Bacteroidia bacterium genome encodes these proteins:
- a CDS encoding cysteine hydrolase family protein — MNLREKNPALLLIDIQKGMDEIEYWGGNRNNPNAEEKAQEILAKWRELNLPIYHVQHSSQNPISKLHHTHPGFELKDGFKPQEGEPLIVKNVNSAFIGTDLKEQLEKAGIDTLVIVGLTTNHCVSTTTRMAGNFGFQTYLISDATATFDRIGINGEKYSSEVVHLTTLASLNEEFAEVVDTETLLAKV; from the coding sequence ATGAATCTGAGAGAAAAAAATCCTGCTTTGCTCCTCATCGACATCCAAAAAGGCATGGACGAAATAGAATATTGGGGAGGCAATCGAAACAATCCGAATGCAGAAGAAAAAGCCCAGGAGATTCTGGCCAAATGGCGCGAACTAAACTTGCCCATTTATCATGTACAGCACTCTTCCCAAAACCCCATTTCCAAATTACATCATACACATCCGGGCTTTGAGCTAAAAGACGGATTCAAACCACAGGAAGGAGAGCCGCTTATTGTCAAAAATGTCAATAGCGCCTTTATTGGAACAGATTTGAAGGAGCAGTTGGAAAAAGCAGGAATCGATACCCTCGTGATCGTAGGCCTGACCACCAATCACTGTGTTTCTACAACTACCCGCATGGCTGGGAATTTTGGCTTCCAAACCTATCTCATTTCTGACGCCACAGCTACTTTTGACCGCATCGGCATCAATGGAGAAAAATATAGTTCTGAGGTAGTACATCTCACTACCCTGGCAAGCCTGAATGAAGAATTTGCAGAGGTAGTGGATACCGAGACTTTGCTGGCAAAGGTATAA